In one window of Camelina sativa cultivar DH55 unplaced genomic scaffold, Cs unpScaffold00771, whole genome shotgun sequence DNA:
- the LOC109131610 gene encoding uncharacterized protein LOC109131610 codes for MDEPFPDVTRYHRLVGKLIYLTITRPDICYAVNQVSQHMKAPSKYQGIMVEGILSYLKGSPGQGIWMGKNDNTELVGYCDADYNGDTLDRRSTTGYCTFIGGNLVTWKSKKQKVVSCSSAEAEYRAMRKLTNELTWLKGLLKDLGIDSKQPITIHCDNEAAIHIATNSVFHERTKHIESDCHKVREKIEEGVILPCHTRSQDQLADIFTKSTSLKVCDYIHTKLGLVDITRP; via the coding sequence ATGGACGAGCCATTCCCGGATGTCACACGCTATCACCGGCTTGTAGGTAAGTTAATATATCTTACCATCACGCGACCTGACATATGCTATGCTGTGAACCAGGTTAGTCAGCACATGAAGGCTCCAAGCAAGTACCAAGGGATCATGGTCGAAGGAATTCTAAGCTATCTCAAAGGCAGTCCGGgtcaaggcatttggatgggcaAGAATGATAATACTGAACTAGTAGGCTATTGTGATGCGGACTACAATGGGGATACTTTGGATAGGAGGTCAACCACTGGATATTGTACCTTCATCGGTGGGAACCTAGTTACATGGAAgtcaaagaagcagaaggtgGTATCTTGCTCAAGCGCCGAAGCCGAGTATCGAGCAATGAGGAAGCTAACCAACGAATTGACTTGGTTGAAGGGGcttctcaaggatcttggtaTTGACTCAAAACAACCGATTACGATACATTGTGACAATGAGGCTGCAATTCACATAGCCACCAACTCTGTCTTCCATGAGAGAACCAAGCACATTGAAAGTGATTGCCACAAAGTTAGGGAGAAGATTGAGGAAGGAGTTATACTACCGTGTCACACTCGGAGTCAAGATCAGTTGGCcgatatcttcaccaaatctaCAAGTCTTAAGGTTTGTGACTACATTCATACCAAACTTGGGCTTGTAGACATTACAAGACCTTGA